A region from the Triticum aestivum cultivar Chinese Spring chromosome 3D, IWGSC CS RefSeq v2.1, whole genome shotgun sequence genome encodes:
- the LOC123074961 gene encoding uncharacterized protein, whose translation MARDILAIPITTVASESAFSTSGRILDDFRTSLTPFMVQALVCTQDWLRRSTDPVDIKENLEELEVLEKELIEEFGDKVKGKRKFNGGVVASSMAKSNKCASRPTK comes from the exons ATGGCTCGTGATATTCTTGCTATCCCCATTACAACTGTGGCTTCTGAGTCTGCCTTTAGCACAAGTGGACGCATACTTGATGACTTTAGGACATCTCTAACTCCGTTTATGGTGCAAGCTTTAGTTTGTACGCAAGACTGGCTGAGAAGGTCAACAGATCCGGTCGACATCAAGGAGAACTTGGAAGAATTAGAAGTGCTAGAAAAAG AGTTGATTGAAGAATTTGGTGACAAGGTGAAGGGAAAGCGCAAGTTCAATGGTGGTGTTGTTGCTTCTTCCATGGCCAAGTCAAACAAGTGTGCAAGTCGACCAACAAAGTGA
- the LOC123079692 gene encoding histone H2B.5, with protein sequence MAPKAEKKPAAEKKPVETEKKPKAEKRVPGKDGGADKKKKKAKKSVETYKIYIFKVLKQVHPDIGISSKAMSIMNSFINDIFEKLAGESAKLARYNKKPTITSREIQTAVRLVLPGELAKHAVSEGTKAVTKFTSS encoded by the coding sequence ATGGCGCCCAAGGCCGAGAAGAAGCCCGCCGCGGAGAAGAAGCCGGTGGAGacggagaagaagcccaaggccgagAAGCGCGTGCCCGGCAAGGACGGCGGcgccgacaagaagaagaagaaggccaagaagagcgTCGAGACGTACAAGATCTACATCTTCAAGGTGCTCAAGCAGGTGCACCCCGACATCGGCATCTCCTCCAAGGCCATGTCcatcatgaactccttcatcaacgaCATCTTCGAGAAGCTCGCCGGCGAGTCGGCCAAGCTCGCCCGCTACAACAAGAAGCCCACCATCACCTCCCGGGAGATCCAGACCGCCGTGCGCCTCGTCCTCCCCGGCGAGCTCGCCAAGCACGCCGTCTCCGAGGGCACCAAGGCCgtcaccaagttcacctcctcTTAG